In one window of Dehalococcoidia bacterium DNA:
- the leuB gene encoding 3-isopropylmalate dehydrogenase has product MDFTLAVLPGDGIGPEVIAEGTRVLDAVGRASGHRFTYRHDDVGGCAIDKHGVALRPETLAMCRACDSVLFGAVGGPKWDDPLASVRPEDAILGLRKGLGLYANIRPVKVYPQLVDATPLKPDVLRGVDLVVIRELTGGLYFGKPKRRWRVASGRKAIDSLAYSEKEVTRILHVGFQLARLRRRKLTSVDKANVLESSRLWREIALELAKEYPDVHLDHLLVDSAAMQLVRRPAQFDVIVTENMFGDILTDEAAVLAGSMGMLPSASLAGVPKPGARAFGLYEPIHGSAPDIAGQGKANPIATVLSVAMLLRLSLGLPREADAVERAVEEALAAGHRTSDIATPGVRALTTREMGGLLAEKAETALRSG; this is encoded by the coding sequence ATGGACTTCACTCTCGCGGTGCTGCCCGGCGACGGCATCGGCCCGGAGGTCATCGCCGAAGGGACCAGGGTGCTGGACGCGGTCGGGCGCGCCTCCGGCCATCGCTTCACCTATCGCCACGACGACGTGGGCGGCTGCGCCATAGACAAGCATGGCGTGGCCCTCCGCCCGGAGACGCTGGCGATGTGCCGCGCCTGCGACTCCGTGCTGTTCGGCGCGGTGGGCGGCCCCAAGTGGGACGACCCCCTGGCCTCCGTTCGGCCTGAGGACGCCATCCTGGGACTCCGCAAGGGGCTGGGGCTCTACGCCAACATCCGGCCCGTGAAGGTGTACCCCCAACTCGTGGACGCCACGCCGCTGAAGCCGGACGTGCTCCGTGGCGTGGACCTGGTGGTCATCCGGGAGCTGACCGGCGGCCTCTACTTCGGCAAACCCAAGCGCCGCTGGCGGGTCGCGTCCGGGCGCAAGGCCATTGACTCCCTGGCCTACTCCGAGAAGGAGGTCACGCGCATCCTGCACGTGGGCTTCCAGTTGGCCCGCCTGCGCCGCAGGAAGCTGACCTCCGTGGACAAGGCCAACGTCCTGGAGTCCTCGCGGCTGTGGCGGGAGATCGCCCTGGAGCTGGCGAAGGAGTACCCGGACGTGCATCTCGATCACCTGCTGGTGGACTCCGCCGCGATGCAGCTCGTGCGGCGGCCCGCCCAGTTCGACGTCATCGTCACCGAGAACATGTTCGGCGACATCCTGACGGACGAGGCGGCGGTGTTGGCGGGCTCGATGGGCATGCTGCCCTCCGCCAGCCTGGCGGGCGTGCCCAAGCCCGGCGCGCGGGCCTTCGGCCTGTACGAACCCATTCACGGCAGCGCGCCGGACATCGCCGGGCAGGGCAAGGCGAACCCCATCGCCACGGTGCTGAGCGTCGCCATGCTCCTGCGTCTCTCCCTGGGCCTGCCCCGCGAGGCGGACGCGGTGGAACGCGCGGTGGAGGAGGCGCTGGCGGCGGGCCACCGGACGTCGGACATCGCGACGCCGGGCGTCCGCGCGCTCACCACGCGGGAGATGGGCGGCCTGCTGGCGGAGAAGGCGGAGACGGCGCTGCGTTCGGGGTAA
- a CDS encoding NotI family restriction endonuclease, translated as MSTVVELFGMSAEKQDEDWNEIVQEQQCPFLGKRCYKVRKSDPNTSIGSCTVLYGRPPEPIIICPTRLMQRRQIFTDCFHLLTTHEPGNELHIVPEVSVPGGSVDYFLVSAKGGKVKDFVGIELQTLDTTGTVWPERQRLLKKLSVPRNDNAEESDKPYGMNWKMTAKTILVQMHHKIQTFEHVHKKLVLVIQDKLLAYMNREFNFAHLKNPALIGDSMHLHAYRMDKQPDRSFKLIMLSRLSTDADGIGTCLGLQAEARVEVEQILQALQAKLSPTTLFVPV; from the coding sequence ATGAGTACTGTCGTCGAGCTCTTCGGGATGTCCGCCGAGAAACAAGATGAGGACTGGAACGAGATCGTTCAGGAGCAGCAGTGCCCTTTCCTGGGAAAGAGATGTTACAAAGTCAGGAAAAGTGATCCGAATACATCTATTGGCTCGTGTACTGTTCTCTACGGACGACCGCCTGAGCCTATAATCATTTGCCCCACCCGCCTGATGCAGCGCCGTCAGATCTTCACCGACTGTTTCCACCTCCTGACAACCCATGAGCCGGGAAACGAGCTACACATCGTCCCCGAGGTCTCGGTTCCGGGCGGAAGCGTGGACTACTTCCTGGTCTCCGCCAAAGGGGGAAAGGTGAAGGATTTTGTCGGGATCGAGCTTCAGACTCTGGACACGACCGGCACTGTATGGCCGGAACGTCAACGACTCCTGAAGAAACTCAGCGTTCCGCGAAACGATAACGCGGAGGAATCAGATAAGCCATACGGCATGAATTGGAAGATGACAGCAAAGACGATTCTGGTTCAGATGCACCACAAGATTCAGACATTCGAGCACGTTCATAAGAAGCTCGTCCTAGTTATCCAAGACAAACTTCTCGCCTATATGAATCGGGAGTTCAACTTTGCGCATCTCAAGAATCCGGCCTTAATTGGTGACTCGATGCACCTTCACGCCTATCGCATGGACAAGCAGCCCGACAGATCTTTTAAGCTGATTATGCTGTCCCGGCTGAGCACGGACGCCGATGGAATCGGGACATGTCTAGGACTTCAAGCCGAGGCGAGGGTGGAAGTTGAACAGATTCTGCAGGCACTCCAAGCAAAGCTGTCTCCAACCACTCTTTTTGTTCCAGTGTGA
- a CDS encoding aldolase/citrate lyase family protein, whose translation MNKLKKTMQERAALGVLSRIPCPDIVEIYGRSGWDFVILDTEHGPASYETLLQQIRAAEAVGIPPMVRVPTNDPVLIMKAMDLGVENIIVPHVDTPAAARQAAEAVRYAPAGTRGTCPAVRASGYTAEDWPTFRERTNRDSLLMVLVEGREGIQNIEQIVKTPGVDAVWVGLVDLAMSMGYGGDKAHPAVLEGARKALRLCKEQGIVFGINPTDKDDARHWVEAGARWVCCGNEGSIFFQASRARRADWRKAVLGAP comes from the coding sequence ATGAACAAGCTGAAAAAGACCATGCAGGAACGGGCGGCGCTGGGCGTGCTCTCGCGGATTCCTTGCCCGGATATCGTTGAGATCTACGGGCGGTCGGGATGGGACTTCGTCATCCTTGACACGGAGCACGGCCCCGCCAGCTACGAGACGCTTCTCCAGCAGATTCGGGCCGCCGAAGCGGTGGGCATACCGCCCATGGTGCGCGTCCCGACCAACGACCCGGTGCTCATCATGAAGGCGATGGACCTGGGCGTGGAGAACATTATCGTTCCCCATGTGGACACGCCCGCGGCGGCCCGGCAGGCCGCGGAGGCCGTTCGCTACGCGCCCGCGGGCACGCGGGGCACGTGCCCCGCGGTTCGCGCATCGGGTTACACCGCCGAGGACTGGCCCACCTTCCGCGAGCGGACCAACAGGGACAGCCTGCTGATGGTGCTCGTCGAGGGCCGGGAGGGCATTCAGAACATCGAGCAGATCGTGAAGACGCCCGGTGTGGACGCGGTCTGGGTCGGGCTGGTGGACCTGGCGATGTCTATGGGCTACGGGGGCGACAAGGCCCACCCGGCCGTTCTGGAGGGCGCCCGCAAGGCTCTGCGACTCTGCAAGGAGCAGGGCATCGTCTTTGGAATCAACCCCACGGACAAGGACGACGCGCGTCACTGGGTCGAGGCGGGCGCTCGATGGGTCTGCTGCGGCAACGAAGGCAGTATCTTCTTTCAGGCCAGTCGCGCTCGTCGCGCAGACTGGCGCAAGGCGGTCCTGGGCGCGCCGTAG
- a CDS encoding site-specific DNA-methyltransferase yields MAMPDNVLYYGDNLDVPAQHVKVEEVKLPPGERPRNLDSIVPNNYREALEQYLDEARINPLLLLGDACAVLREIPDSCIDFAMTSPPYWGKRQYENGGIGLENDYRDFVRHLADIFLELKRVLKPTGSFWLNVGDSYDEKNLVGIPWRVAFALTDNQGWILRNSVIWNKVKSGMDNTKDRLGNVHEIVFHFVKQPRGYYYDADAIRSKPREAKVVNGAIVSATGVSGVRYKRQIELSTALSEEEKTAAYKALNQMFADLAAGRVSDFRMIIRGQQRVTHSDSEKVSGRAKELRDKGFYFLRYHPHGSKPSDLWNIIPEDTQKRESHFAPYPVDLCLIPILATCPPGGVVLDPFCGTGTTLYAARTLGRKSVGVDLSSEYLELTRARCATLL; encoded by the coding sequence ATGGCCATGCCTGACAATGTCCTGTACTACGGCGACAACCTTGACGTGCCGGCGCAACACGTCAAGGTTGAGGAGGTAAAACTGCCTCCAGGCGAACGCCCAAGGAATTTAGACTCAATAGTTCCGAATAACTACAGGGAAGCGCTTGAGCAGTATCTGGACGAAGCGCGAATCAACCCCCTCTTGTTGTTAGGGGATGCCTGCGCAGTGCTTCGAGAGATACCCGACTCGTGCATCGACTTCGCGATGACCTCACCTCCCTATTGGGGAAAACGACAGTACGAAAACGGCGGCATAGGACTCGAAAACGACTACCGCGACTTCGTCCGCCACCTCGCCGACATCTTCCTTGAACTGAAGCGCGTCCTCAAGCCGACTGGTTCCTTCTGGCTCAATGTAGGCGACAGCTACGACGAAAAGAACCTAGTCGGAATCCCGTGGCGCGTCGCCTTTGCACTGACCGACAACCAGGGCTGGATTCTCCGCAACAGTGTTATCTGGAACAAGGTTAAGAGCGGGATGGACAACACGAAGGACCGCCTCGGCAATGTCCACGAAATCGTCTTCCACTTCGTCAAACAGCCGAGAGGCTACTACTACGACGCCGACGCGATCCGCTCGAAGCCGCGCGAGGCGAAAGTCGTAAACGGTGCGATTGTCTCCGCAACTGGTGTTTCAGGTGTCCGCTATAAGCGCCAGATCGAATTATCTACCGCACTGTCCGAAGAAGAGAAAACCGCTGCGTATAAAGCACTCAATCAGATGTTCGCTGACCTCGCGGCTGGGCGTGTTTCCGACTTCCGCATGATAATACGCGGTCAACAGCGTGTGACGCACTCAGACAGTGAAAAGGTCTCCGGTCGCGCTAAGGAGTTGCGTGACAAGGGTTTCTACTTCCTGCGATATCACCCGCATGGCAGTAAGCCGAGTGACCTATGGAACATCATTCCCGAGGATACACAGAAGAGAGAGTCTCACTTCGCACCATATCCTGTTGATCTTTGTCTCATCCCGATCCTGGCGACATGTCCGCCCGGAGGAGTTGTACTAGACCCATTCTGCGGCACAGGTACGACCCTCTATGCCGCCCGTACCCTTGGCCGCAAGTCGGTCGGCGTCGATCTTTCAAGCGAGTATCTCGAACTTACGCGAGCAAGGTGTGCCACGCTGTTATGA